The Ascidiaceihabitans donghaensis genome includes the window TAGGCGCACGCTGCCTGCGTCGGGCCGCAAACTCCCTGAGATTTGCTTGATTAGGGTCGATTTTCCCGCGCCGTTTGGACCGATAAGCGCATGTATTTCACCGGGTCGCAGGTCCAGCGTGATGTTCTTGCTGGCATGCACGGCGCCAAAGGACTTGGTGATGCCGCGCACTTCCAAAACAGGGTCAGTCATGGGATGCCTCCCGACCTGCCAGTGTGCCAATAACGCCACCGCGTGCAAACAGCACGATCAAAAGCAGAAGCACCCCAAGGTAGATATGCCAGTAGTCGGACAACCCGCCCAAGATGTGTTCTAGCAAAATAAATAGCACGGCGCCCACGACCGGACCAAACAACCGGCCGACACCACCAATGATGATAAATACCATAATTTCACCGCTGATTTGCCAGCTGAACATCGTAGGGCTGACAAAGCGGTTGAGGTCGGCAAACAGTGCCCCGGCCAGTCCGGTGATCATGCCTGAAATGACAAAGGCCATCAGACGCAATCTGTAGGGATTGATGCCAACGGTTTCGACGCGTTCGGATGATTGACGGGCGGCGTTCAGGGCAAGGCCGAAGGGCGATTTGATCAAGCGCGCGGTAAAAAACAGGGCCGCCATAAGGATGACGAACACCACACCGTAGAATTGGATGGGATCCAGTGTGTTCACCCCGGGAAAGCCGTTGCGCACGTAGATGGGTAAACCGTCTTCGCCGCCATAAGCGGGCCAACTGATGGTAAAGAAATACAGCATTTGTCCGAAGGCCAGTGTGATCATGATGAAATAAACGCCTGTGGTGCGCAGGCTCAAAGCCCCTATGGCAAGAGCCGCCAAACCGGACGTGATGATGGCAACCAGCCAGATCACGGGCATGGATTTGGTGCCTTCGATCAGGAACGGGCTTTCCATGATCGGCGCATAGCTTTGGGCATGGCTGGCGAGGATGCCCATGGCATAACCGCCTAATCCAAAGAATGCAGCGTGTCCGAAGCTGACCAGTCCGCCGATGCCTAGCGCGATGTTTAGCCCGACACCCGCCAAAGCAAGAATGGCAGCTTTGGTGGTGAGGGTGATTATGAAGGGTTCGTCTGCGACCCACGCCCAAAGCGGCACAAGAAACAGTCCCAGCACCATGACTGCGTTTAATATGGTTTCACGCTTCATGTGCGCGCCCCGAACAGACCGGTTGGTTTTGCGATTAAAACGCAAGCCATGAGAATGTAGATCAGCATTGATGCCAGCGCCGATCCGATGGATGAGGCGGCGGCATTGTCCATAAAGGTTTTGAACAGTTCAGGCAGCAAGACGCCACCCAATGTATCGGTGAGCCCAACCAGAATTGCACCGACAAGCGCCCCTTTGATCGACCCGATGCCGCCGATGACAATAACCACAAAAGCAAGAATCAGAACCGGTTCGCCCATGCCAACTTGAACCGATTGAATTGCTCCAACAAGCGCACCTGCAAGTCCGGCAAGGGCTGCGCCTAAGGCAAAAACGATGGTGTAAAGCTTTGAGATATCGACGCCCAGCGCGGCAATCATCTCGCGGTCATTTTCGCCGGCACGAATTTGGATGCCAAGCCGTGTGCGCGAGATCAACAAAAACAGACCGCCCGCAATAGCCAAGCCAATGGCAATCAATGTCAGGCGGTATAGCGGATACTGGATGCCGCCGGGCAGGGTGACGGGGCCTGCAAGGTAGTCGGGGATGTTCAGGAACAGAGGGAAGGAGCCAAAAATCCAGCGTGTGCCTTCGGAAAAGATCAGGATCAGCGCGAAGGTGGCAAGGACCTGATCAAGGTGGTCACGATCATACAGGCGGCGGATCACCAGCATTTCCACCAAAGCCCCAGCCGCGGCAGCAGCCGCAAGGGCCGCGACCAGCGCAAGCACAAAAGACCCGGTCAATCCGGCAACCGCTGCCGCCGCGAACGCGCCGACCATGTATAGCGACCCGTGTGCCAGATTGATCAGCCCCATGACACCAAAAACCAGCGTCAAACCAGCGGCCATAACAAACAGCATCACACCCAGCTGCAAGCCGTTCAGCACCTGTTCGGCGAAAAGGATAAAAGACATGTGGAACAGGTCCTAAAGTGGTCCCCGGGCGCTATGAGTGTGCCCGGGGGATGCCATTAGTTTGCGCAGTCAGATGCGTAAACGTCTTGGTGGCTTTCCAGTGCGGTGCCGATGATCTTGTTGGTAAACACGTCACCTTCCTGGATCACTTCACGGACGTAGATGTTTTGGATTGGGTGGTTGTTGTTCCCAAATGCAAAATCCCCGCGTGTGCTGGCAAAGTCGGCGGCCTTCAGCGCTGCGCGAAACGCGTCGGCGTCTCTCACATCGGCTTTGGCGGCGGCAGAAATCAGCAGGTTTGCCGTGTCAAACCCTTGGCTGGCATAAAGCGATGGAAGACGACCGTATTCTGCGGAAAACGTCTCTACGAAGGCCTTGTTGGCAGCGTTGTCGATGTCTTTGTTCCACTGGGATGTGTTCACAACACCCAAAGCGGCGGCGCCTACGGCTTGCAAGATTCCTTGGTCAAAGCTGAAGGCGGGGCCAACAACAGGCAAGTCGATGCCGCTGTCTGCGTATTGCTTCAGGAAAGAAATACCCATGCCGCCGGGCAGGAAGAAAAACACAGAATCAGCCCCGGAGGCACGGATTTGTGCAATTTCAGCGGCGTAATCTGTTTGACCCAGTTTGGTAAACAACTCGCCCGCCAGTTCCCCACCATACTGGCGTTTGTAGCCGGTCAGCGCGTCTTTGCCCGCAGGATAGTTTGGCGCAAGAATAAAGGATTTCTTGTAGCCCGCCGTGTTGGCATAGGCACCCGCAGCTTCGTGCAGGTTGTCGTTTTGCCATGCGACGTTGAAATAGTTCGGATGGCACCCTTTGCCCGCCAGTGCGGATGGGCCGGCATTTGGTGACAGGTAGAATTTTCCTTGTGCGGTGGCTGATGGCACAACAGCCATAGCAAGGTTTGACCAGATGATGCCTGTCATAACATCAACTTTTTCAGACTGGATCATTTTGTCAGCCAGTTGGACAGCAATGTCGGGCTTGCGTTGGTCGTCTTCGATGACAACTTCGATGCCTGTGTCACCTGCTTGTTTCATTGCGAGCATAAAGCCGTCACGGACATCGATGCCCAGACCGGCGCCGCCGCCTGACAAGGTCGTGATCATGCCGACCTTCAGTTTTGCGTGACCATCGGCCAAGCCCACAGACGCGGTCGCTGCCATGCACGCAGCCAATACGAGGGATTTCAGTTTCATGGTGTTTCTCCTTGTTGGATCCCGCTGTCATGACGTGTTCATGCAGCGGGTTGGTGTCGCCTTTTTGTGCAGCGATTCATAATTGTTCACAAACTTAGGCATAATTTACTTTAAGATTAAAGCATTCTTTGTGTGATCGTCCCAAACCATCATCGCACGACTTCCATCACCGCAAAGGAATTGGTCTGTAAAATTCCGGGCAGCTTGTTGATTTTGTCGCCCAAAACTTCCCGAAAGTGCACGATGTCACGCGTGCGTACAGTCAGCAGGTAATCAAAAGATCCGGCCAACATCAGACAGCTTTCGATCTCCGGAACCAATCCGACAGCCGCGTTGAACGCATCAAGCGAATTGTCACCCCCGGTGGCGGTCAGCGACACCTGAACGACGGTCAGATGTCCAAGCCCCAGTTTCTCCATGTTCAGGGACGCGCGGTAGCCGTTGATGTAGCCGGACCGTTCCAGCCGTTTGACCCGTTCCGAACACGGTGTGTTGGTCAGGTTTACACGTGTGGAAAGCTCGACAATGGACAGCCGCCCATCCTTTTCAAGCTCTTTCAGAATCCGATGATCGATCGCATCTATTTCCCTACTCAATAGCAAAATTCCCTGCAAATAGCGTCTCTTTTGACAATAACACCCGCCATATTCCCAAAAAAAGCGCCAATGGCTAGTGATAATCACTAATATTGAAGGCAGGACTTAGAGACAACGTCAAGTTGATTCTCATGGGTCCGCAAGGGGGAAGGACGTGCTTTCCACTTTGTAAATTCAACCAACACGGAGGATAAAATGACAGTCAAAATAGTCATTGGACTTGACGGGACAGACACCGGAGAACGTGCGCTTGCGTTTGCGAAAGACCTGGCGTCAAAGATCGACAAATGTGAACTGATTGCCGTTTACGTCATCGAATGGTCCCCATTCACATTCCAAACAGCCGAAGAAAACGAAAAACGCCACCAGCGCCGCGAAGAAGAGGTCGCAATGGCGACATCCCGTATCGTGGACCCTGCTGTTACGGCTCTTTCGGATGCGGGTTTTGTCGCGACGGGTCTTGTGCGTCATGGCGACGTTGCAGAAACGTTGAACCGGCTGACCGTCGAACATGGCGGATCGCAAATCATCGTGGGTCGCGCGTCATCTGACGGTTTTGCCAAGCGTATCTTCGGCAGCTCAACCCAGAACCTTGTAATGCACGCCGACGTGCCTGTCACAGTTGTCGGATAGGGGGACATCATGAAAAATTCTGCGAAGTTTATGGGTCTTACAGGGACCTTTTCTGCATTGGCCACGTCTTCATTGGCGCAAGAGGCCGTATCGCTTGATCAAAAAGTGAACGACATCTTTGCTGCATCCACCGGCTGGTTTGTGAATTTCATCTTTATGGCGTTGCCGGGCACGAATTTCCCGTGGATCGTTATGTGGCTTGTCGTCGCCGCATCTATTTTTACTTTGTATTTCGGTTTTGTTCAGTTTCGTTTCTTCAAGCACGCGATCCAATTGGTCAAAGGGGATTATTCTGATCCCAATGACGCAGGCGAAGTTAGCCACTTTCAAGCACTGGCAACGGCGCTGTCAGGCACCGTTGGTTTGGGTAACATCGCAGGTGTTGCTGTAGCGGTCGGTATCGGTGGTCCGGGTGCCACATTCTGGATGATCCTTGCGGGCCTATTGGGCATGGCATCGAAGTTCACGGAATGTACGTTGGGTGTTAAATATCGCAACGAATATGCAGACGGTTCCGTTTCGGGGGGGCCAATGTACTACATCTCCAAGGGCTTCACAGAGCTGGGTCTGCCGGGTGGCAAAATCCTTGCCGTGCTGTTTTCGGTGTTCTGTATCCTTGGCGCTCTTGGCGGTGGCAATATGTTCCAAGCCAATCAGGCGCATGCGCAGATTTCGGGTATTGTAGGTGACTATCCAGGATGGATCACAGGCATTATCTTTGCGGGCGTCGTGTTTGCAGTGATCGTGGGCGGTATCAAATCCATCGCTAATGTTACTGAGAAAGTCGTGCCGTTGATGGGTATTCTATATGTCGGTGCTGCGGCGATTATCCTGATTGTGAACTACGACATGATCGGGTGGGCCTTTGGGCAGATCTTCGCGGGTGCCTTCACAGGGCTTGGTGTTGCAGGTGGTATGGTTGGCGCTTTGATCCAAGGCTTTAAGCGGGCTGCGTTTTCGAACGAGGCAGGCGTTGGGTCAGCGGCGATTGCGCACTCAGCGGTGAAAACCAAAGAACCCATCACCGAAGGCTTTGTGTCTTTGCTTGAGCCATTGATCGACACCGTTGTGATCTGCACCATGACCGCTTTGGTTATCGTGATCTCGCAGCAGCTGATTATTGACCCGGCAACAGGCAACTACATGCTGAATGAAGCAGGCACAGCCATTGCAACAATCGATGGCAATTCTGGCGTATCGTTGACATCAGCGGCATTCGCGTCGGGCATCAGCTGGTTCCCATATGTTCTGGCTGTCGCCGTTGTGTTGTTTGCGTTCTCGACGATGATTTCCTGGAGCTACTATGGTCTCAAGGCTTGGACATATTTGTTTGGCGAAGGCAAAACATCAGAACTGGTGTTCAAGGTTATCTTCTGCGTCTTCATCGTTATTGGTGCAGCAGCATCCCTTGGCCCTGTCATCGACTTCTCGGATGCGGCGATCTTTGCGATGGCTGTGGTCAACATCTTCTGCCTCTACTTCTTGATGAAGCTGGTGAAGACCGAACTGGCGTCTTATGCGTCCCGTTTGGACAGCGGTGAAATCAAGAAATTCCACCACTAAAAACAACATACCCCGCCGCACATACACTGTGGCGGGGTTTTCAACTTTGAACAGGCACTGTCTGGGATTTGCGGCTCGACGGATTTCTCCGCGATGCCAAGCCAGCGATCATCACTTTTCGGGGAATTTTGGGAAATTGGTGCCCAGAAGAGGCATTGAAGTCCTATATTTAGGGGTTTCACGGTACACCACTGAATCAGTCAATCGCATGTTTTATATAGTTTTCTTGTCCTAGGGTGTTCCATGGGGCATCACACCATACTATATGTTGAGGGTGGACCAGAGGGTGGACTGTATGACTAGGGCATTGAACAAGCTATCGGCGCAAGGGGTGAAGTCTTTGGAGGCTGGCAAACACTCGGATGGCGGCGGACTTTGGATATTCAAGAATGATGGCGGCGGCGGCAAGTGGGTGTTGCGGGTGCATGTGCATGGGCGGCGGCGCGAAATGGGGCTGGGCGCTTATCCCCGCGTATCGCTTAGAGAGGCGCGGATGGAGGCGGAAAAGTGGCGCAGGGTATCCCAACAGGGCAAAGACCCGATCAAGCAACGTCAAGCCGCCCAGCGCGATGCAGAGCGCAACATGCACCTGTTGTCCGATATCGCCCATGATGCCTTTGAAAGCCGGAAAGCTGAATTGAAAGGCGATGGTAAGGCGGGGCGGTGGTTTTCCCCTTTGGAACTGCACATCTTGCCAAAGCTGGGCAAGCTGCCAGTGTCCGAGATTGATCAACGCGACATCCGCGATACGCTGGCCCCAATCTGGCACGACAAAGCAGAGACTGCACGCAAGGCGATGAATCGTCTGGGCATATGTATCAAACACGCGGCGGCGCTGGGCCTTGATGTGGATATCCAAGCGACAGAGAAGGCCAAGGCGCTTCTAGGCAAGCAACGTCACAAAGCAGTTCACGTCCCTGCGCTGAACTGGCGCGATGTTCCTGCCTTCTATCAATCGATGAATGAAGGGACCGTGACCGAACTGGCGTTGCGCTTGCTTATCGTTACGGCGGTGCGGTCTGCCCCGTTGCGATTTCTGCATTTGGATCAAATCGAAGGTGACGTCTGGACCATCCCTGCGGAGGCCATGAAAGGCCGTAAGGACGCGACCAGTGATTTCAGGGTGCCATTGTCGTCGGAGGCTTTGGCGGTGATCGAACAAGCCAAACCCTTTGCGCGTGACGGGTTCCTGTTCGCAGGGGTGCGGCGCGGAGTCATTTCGGATGCCACGATGTCGAAATACATGGATCGGCGCGACATGGCGGAACGGCCCCATGGGTTCCGGTCCTCTTTCCGCGATTGGGTGGCAGAGGCCACAAACACGCCGCGTGACGTTGCAGAAACCTGTCTGGGTCATGTGTCAGGCGGGGCGGTGGAGTTAGCTTATCGTCGCACGGACTATCTGGAGCAACGGCGGGCCTTGATGGAATGGTGGGCACGCTGCTTAACACTTCAGGACATTGCCGCTGTTGCAATGTTCGGAGCGTCAAAGTGATTTTCCCTGTCGGATATACCCCGCTTTCTGAAATTGCAGATCAGTGCATAGCTGACAACAGGAAGATGCATGAAGTACAAGCACCGTTTGATAGTAGTGTTCCCAGCTCAAGCCACAGAGAATGGGTAAATTGGATAGACCACGCAAGCTATTCTGAGGGAGTCCAAACGGCTTGGGGGTTTTGTGATCAAGATGAGGCTCTACCTTTTACGATGTTGACGAATGGCACTGTTGTGAGAATTTCTCACCATTTGCTGAGGAATTGGGGCGTTGATCCCATCGGAACCTTTGTTGATGTCACAGTTGGTACGCTTGGTTCTGGGTCTGGGCACTACGATTGGAAATCCTTTGCGGAGGCGGATGAAGCGGTGGACACAGATGTCTTAGAGAGATTTGTTGGTCCATTTATGAACCTGCCCGTCATCTACACAGACAAAGTCGCTCACAATTTTTTCAACTTACTCGGAAAGTGGGAAGGTTCCCCTAGCGCACCAAACCATCGACAAACCGCGCAAGCTATTGTTGATGCATTTGACGACGACAATAGGATGACTAAACGGGAAGCTAGAAAGCGATTTGCTACGGACATGAAGCAAGCGGAATTTCTGGCTACATGGGAAATGGCTGTCAAAATTAGGCCTGAGCTTTCAAAACCGGGGCCACGAAAAGCAATCTAATCCATTTAATAATTCGTCGCGTAATTTAGTTCGTCCAAACGAATAGGTGGTGAATGAAGGTTCCATGCAACAACATGGAGCACCACAATGCGCTATCTTTCTTTCCGCGACCTACAAGCCAAACTTGGAGGCCGTGGACGCACTACGATCTACCGTGACGTTGATCTGGGCCGCTTGCCCAAACCCGTAAAAATTGGTTCCCGTCTGTACTGGAACGAAGCGGACATCGACGCCACTCTCCAACAACGTTCAAACGCATAACTTCACCCCCCGCCATGCAGTGCGCATGGGCGGCGGGTGGAGCGTTTTCCGTGGTAGGAATGTCTGCACTCTACGCCCAGCGCCTTGTGGCATCAACCATAAGGACGACCCTAATGATTGACGATCAATTCTACTCGGGCAAAACCCAAGTTTTCTGGACCTGCAAAGCGCTTTTGGATGGGCGCGCAATTTCCCATCAAACCGAAATCCGCGAAGTACGTGGCTGGCGTTTGGGTGCAATCATTCACCGCCTGAAATCGGAATATGCTTGGCCGATCCAGACCAGCTATCGCAAGCCCGACAATGTGGCGTTCTATAGTCTCAATGCGGACGTGGACCGCAAGGCACTTCGCTATCCACCATCTGCCAAAGCGCTGGGCGCGGTGGAGGGCGCGCAATGAACCGCAAGCGCACCACAACCCCGCCCAGCGCCGTGCGCCGTATCATGCGCAAACACGGGCTGTCAGAACCCGCCGCATGGTCCTATGCGTTCCTAGCCTATGGGGAGGCCGGGCTGCATGGCTAGTGGCGTGAACAAGAAAGGGCGAAGCAAAGCCAAGTTTGTCCAGCTTTACTATTGGTTCCTGAACTCGGAGGCGTGGGCAACCATGCCGCCGGGACCACGGGCGCTCTATGTTGAACTAAAGCGCCAGTACAACAGCCACAACAACGGCGCGATATTTTTGAGCCATAGGGACGCTGCAAAGGCACTGGCGGTGCATCGCAATACGGTTGGCCCTTGGTTTCGTATCCTTGAAGAACGCGGGTTTATCAAAATGACGCGCGGGTCATTCCTTGGCCCCTCTGGCGTCGGTAGCGCTGCATCTTGGGCTTTGACAGAACTTGCGACAATGGACGGTAAACGCGCGACCATGGATTTCAAAAAATACAAAAGCCCCGCACAAAAACCGTGCAGCCCCGTCACAAAATCTGTGCATTGCAACGCAGAAAACGCCAAGCGTGCACAAAATATGTGACAGATCAGGGGGATAACGCGTGGTCAGGCGTCACAAAAAACAGGACATATATACATCTAGCCATATGGTGTATCTGAGCCGATAGGAAAGAAGGCTAGAGAGGCCGCTAGGGCGCAGCTAGAGGCCCGTATAGCGTGGATCCCTCTCTCAGCACGCGGAGAACGCCCTGAAACCCATATATGGCCCCTGAGGGGTTAAAAACGTGGGTTGTCAAAAGATCAGATAGATAACCCCCCTCTGCGTTGCGATTAAATCAAGTTGGAGGGCTTTCTATGCCAGCACCTGACCTGGACGGGGTTTACATCTCAGAGCGTGGCGAGGGCCGGATTACAGTCACCCATGAGGGCTATTTGTGGAGCAACAGCAGCCAAAACCGTTTCAAGCGTGCAGTGACAATTCTCAGGCGGCTACAGCGCAATACATGGCGCTGTGATTGGTGTTTTGAGGATCTGCAAACATGGCGCAGAGCTGATGCCAGGTATTGCTGTGAAGGATGCCGCAAGCGTGCAGCGCGTCAGAGGCGGTTTTGGAGAGGCTAACTTTCCAAATGATTTCGGCAAAACCCTGAGGTGAGACATGGGCGGTATAGGTAGCGGGCGACATTGGCAGTTCGGGGCAAACACGACAGAAGGCTAGGCAGAGGCTTGAGAGACGTGGCGCTGGGCATGACGCGAAGGGCTACGGGGGGCGGTTCAAAGTCTAGACCAATACGACAAGGGACCGGAGCGGGAAGGCAAATATGCGTATACACAGTTCAGGGATTTTGGGTTTCACCAGCCGACTACCCTAAACTTGCCAAACGATTTCGTAAAAAATGAGAGGTGCAGAATATGGGCGGATATGGATCAGGCAGACCACGCCAAAAGAACAAGGTAGAGAGCTGTAAGCGGTTGGACGTTAATCGTTTGCACCGCGAAGGCACTTTGAGACCCGGTTGGAGCGGTAGCTGGATCTGGTCACGCGACGGGGAAGAATTTGGCCGGATAAACTATCGCGCGCAAGAGGGGCGACTTGTCCTAAACTACCGTGTCAGGGAATATGGCGGCGACTGGGAGCACGTGGAGCAACCTGTGCCCTTGACCTACGCTTCCTGTCATTATGGAAGCCAGCGCCCCTATTTCCGTTGCCCCGGCGTTGTGAATGGGCAGGCTTGCAATCGACGGGTTGCAAAGCTGTACGCTGGCGGCAAATACTTTCTATGCCGCCACTGCTACAGGCTAGCTTACACCAGCCAATCGGAACCACGCTATGACCGCATGTTGCGCCGCGCAAACAAGCTGCGGATGGAACTGGGCGGCGAACCCGGTACTGCGCATTGGATTGCACCCAAACCCAAAGGAATGTGGCAACGGACGTACCAGCGCAAACGGTTTGAGATTGAGTGGTGCGAGGGCCAAGCGGACCACCTATTCGTAGAACAATTTAAGCATCTCCTCAGCGTAGAGGGACGGGAGGCGGTTTTCGGGAACCTCTCATGACCGTTGCATTGGCAGAGGGGCGTAGCCGAGAAAATCTTCCATTTCGGTTGACAGTGCGCACGCGATGTTTAGTTATATCTTAACTTGTAGTGGGCAGAGTGTGTTGAAAGCAGGATTTTTAAAGATTGCAGAAGGCGACTATTGCGAAGTCTGGCTCTCAAAAAAGGCATTCAAGATTGTCAAATCCGCCCCTCCAAAAGATCGCGGTCGAACAAATGACATACTAGGGCATCTGAGTGATAACGGACCGAATGATTTGAATGAACAGAAATTCAAATCCGAGGCACGCTTTCCAAATGCTGAAGGAACAGAAGTCATGGTTTATGCCACAAAATCATACCAACTTCGCGTTTATGGATGCTGGGAAAGCGGGCCACGGCTTCGTTTTGTTGCGTCTGAAGCCGCGATTAAAAAAGACAATAAAGCAGACAGAGCTCAGCTCAAAAGAGCGGCCAAAAGTGTGGGAGAATAGACATGGGTATCAATAAGGAACTGATGGGTCCCGTAGGTCCAGAAGACAAAGAAGCGTTCGCTATCGAATCGTTGGTTTTTTCGGTTCAGGTTTCGTTGCAGAAAATCATGAACAAAAGGGGCGTTAACAATAAAGATTTGGCTGAACGGCTTGGTATGACACCAGCAAGAGTTTCTCAGATTTTTTCGTCTAATGGACCTAATCTGACGGTGAAAACCATTGCTAAGATTGTCCACGCGCTTGGTGACGAATTTGAGTTCGTTCCCAAGCAGGACATTCGTAGTGCCCGGGTTAGTGAGAGGGTTGCTAAGTTTAAGCCAATGATTGTGAGTGGAAATCCGTCTATTTGGAAAGAGCAGCCAGCAAATGACGCGGCTCCTAGGAAAAAGATGGCCGCATGATGGCTCAAAGCAATAAAAACCTTGGAACATATGAAGCTAGCGCTGAGCTTCCAGAAGTCGCTTTTGACTACGACGGGTATGCCGAAGTTTCAAAGGCCGCTCGGCTTTTCGAAATCAAGCTCATTGACAGCAAGTATTTGATCAAACCAGAAATCTCCTTTGCCATCGAAGATCTTTCAAAGATGACTCATGGCTTCTCTGGTGATAGCGATCACTTTACCTTTGACGCTAAACAGGGACTTGCAATGGGCCACTATCGATGGACCGCAGAGATTAAGTATGGGCGAAAGAAAGCTCTGAGGCTCGTCGCGAACTACCTT containing:
- a CDS encoding universal stress protein; the protein is MTVKIVIGLDGTDTGERALAFAKDLASKIDKCELIAVYVIEWSPFTFQTAEENEKRHQRREEEVAMATSRIVDPAVTALSDAGFVATGLVRHGDVAETLNRLTVEHGGSQIIVGRASSDGFAKRIFGSSTQNLVMHADVPVTVVG
- a CDS encoding helix-turn-helix domain-containing protein, with protein sequence MGINKELMGPVGPEDKEAFAIESLVFSVQVSLQKIMNKRGVNNKDLAERLGMTPARVSQIFSSNGPNLTVKTIAKIVHALGDEFEFVPKQDIRSARVSERVAKFKPMIVSGNPSIWKEQPANDAAPRKKMAA
- a CDS encoding helix-turn-helix transcriptional regulator is translated as MRYLSFRDLQAKLGGRGRTTIYRDVDLGRLPKPVKIGSRLYWNEADIDATLQQRSNA
- a CDS encoding winged helix-turn-helix transcriptional regulator; the protein is MSREIDAIDHRILKELEKDGRLSIVELSTRVNLTNTPCSERVKRLERSGYINGYRASLNMEKLGLGHLTVVQVSLTATGGDNSLDAFNAAVGLVPEIESCLMLAGSFDYLLTVRTRDIVHFREVLGDKINKLPGILQTNSFAVMEVVR
- a CDS encoding branched-chain amino acid ABC transporter permease, encoding MSFILFAEQVLNGLQLGVMLFVMAAGLTLVFGVMGLINLAHGSLYMVGAFAAAAVAGLTGSFVLALVAALAAAAAAGALVEMLVIRRLYDRDHLDQVLATFALILIFSEGTRWIFGSFPLFLNIPDYLAGPVTLPGGIQYPLYRLTLIAIGLAIAGGLFLLISRTRLGIQIRAGENDREMIAALGVDISKLYTIVFALGAALAGLAGALVGAIQSVQVGMGEPVLILAFVVIVIGGIGSIKGALVGAILVGLTDTLGGVLLPELFKTFMDNAAASSIGSALASMLIYILMACVLIAKPTGLFGART
- a CDS encoding ABC transporter substrate-binding protein; this encodes MKLKSLVLAACMAATASVGLADGHAKLKVGMITTLSGGGAGLGIDVRDGFMLAMKQAGDTGIEVVIEDDQRKPDIAVQLADKMIQSEKVDVMTGIIWSNLAMAVVPSATAQGKFYLSPNAGPSALAGKGCHPNYFNVAWQNDNLHEAAGAYANTAGYKKSFILAPNYPAGKDALTGYKRQYGGELAGELFTKLGQTDYAAEIAQIRASGADSVFFFLPGGMGISFLKQYADSGIDLPVVGPAFSFDQGILQAVGAAALGVVNTSQWNKDIDNAANKAFVETFSAEYGRLPSLYASQGFDTANLLISAAAKADVRDADAFRAALKAADFASTRGDFAFGNNNHPIQNIYVREVIQEGDVFTNKIIGTALESHQDVYASDCAN
- a CDS encoding alanine/glycine:cation symporter family protein → MKNSAKFMGLTGTFSALATSSLAQEAVSLDQKVNDIFAASTGWFVNFIFMALPGTNFPWIVMWLVVAASIFTLYFGFVQFRFFKHAIQLVKGDYSDPNDAGEVSHFQALATALSGTVGLGNIAGVAVAVGIGGPGATFWMILAGLLGMASKFTECTLGVKYRNEYADGSVSGGPMYYISKGFTELGLPGGKILAVLFSVFCILGALGGGNMFQANQAHAQISGIVGDYPGWITGIIFAGVVFAVIVGGIKSIANVTEKVVPLMGILYVGAAAIILIVNYDMIGWAFGQIFAGAFTGLGVAGGMVGALIQGFKRAAFSNEAGVGSAAIAHSAVKTKEPITEGFVSLLEPLIDTVVICTMTALVIVISQQLIIDPATGNYMLNEAGTAIATIDGNSGVSLTSAAFASGISWFPYVLAVAVVLFAFSTMISWSYYGLKAWTYLFGEGKTSELVFKVIFCVFIVIGAAASLGPVIDFSDAAIFAMAVVNIFCLYFLMKLVKTELASYASRLDSGEIKKFHH
- a CDS encoding branched-chain amino acid ABC transporter permease codes for the protein MKRETILNAVMVLGLFLVPLWAWVADEPFIITLTTKAAILALAGVGLNIALGIGGLVSFGHAAFFGLGGYAMGILASHAQSYAPIMESPFLIEGTKSMPVIWLVAIITSGLAALAIGALSLRTTGVYFIMITLAFGQMLYFFTISWPAYGGEDGLPIYVRNGFPGVNTLDPIQFYGVVFVILMAALFFTARLIKSPFGLALNAARQSSERVETVGINPYRLRLMAFVISGMITGLAGALFADLNRFVSPTMFSWQISGEIMVFIIIGGVGRLFGPVVGAVLFILLEHILGGLSDYWHIYLGVLLLLIVLFARGGVIGTLAGREASHD
- a CDS encoding tyrosine-type recombinase/integrase, encoding MTRALNKLSAQGVKSLEAGKHSDGGGLWIFKNDGGGGKWVLRVHVHGRRREMGLGAYPRVSLREARMEAEKWRRVSQQGKDPIKQRQAAQRDAERNMHLLSDIAHDAFESRKAELKGDGKAGRWFSPLELHILPKLGKLPVSEIDQRDIRDTLAPIWHDKAETARKAMNRLGICIKHAAALGLDVDIQATEKAKALLGKQRHKAVHVPALNWRDVPAFYQSMNEGTVTELALRLLIVTAVRSAPLRFLHLDQIEGDVWTIPAEAMKGRKDATSDFRVPLSSEALAVIEQAKPFARDGFLFAGVRRGVISDATMSKYMDRRDMAERPHGFRSSFRDWVAEATNTPRDVAETCLGHVSGGAVELAYRRTDYLEQRRALMEWWARCLTLQDIAAVAMFGASK